tgttttgcaataaccaataaacaaaattaaacttaccatagctcaaattgtagattttttaatttactaccactttctattaaaaagtttttctctagaatcaatatcctaagctgcaaaattaaaaatctttaaaattgcaaatttaacaaatgaaaatcgcaataaaaaaaagctcacaatatttttggtcacattttagtaaaagttattcctggcatcgttctttacaacacctgataggtttcaaaaattcctgaattatatcacgtttcttcacccacagcctggggtataaggAAACATCACTATTCAGAGCTGCCGTCAATAAAGTCACGAGAGCAAGTATGATAGCCAACATGTATCCAACGGTCGATCGTGGCCATAAAACAAGAAGCAGAAGGAAAAGATGTATAGGAAGATATAGCAAAAGCTGAGCGGATTGATTTTTCGAATTGTAAAATCCAATAATTCCGGTATTATTCAGAGGTATATAgttaaactttttaaataaatttttgtatatagaaaagtatttattatatttattataaatcatatttatctTGGTTCAGATTTTCTATTTCTTTACAAGACTCTAACAAACTATCACCATTGTCTGCTCTGTTAGGAGTTTCTTCAGAAACATTTTGTATTTGCTCTTGAAAGTAACATTTGGCAGCACGAATCTTAGAAAATGTATCTTCCAAACCTTTTAGTTCCTGGAGAAGGACATTGGTATGCTCTTTGGCTGCATTCGATTTATTCTGAAAAGAAAGTTGTTTCTTCTGTTCTTCACATATTTCTGTAAGCAGCTGGTTATCTCTTTGTGTTCTACTAAGCAGTTTTATAACTTCTTCTACATTATCTTTGGAGTAGGAGTTAgagtttttggcatatatatcttCAAGCATCTTTTCACTTTGGATCTCATTTTGCTTGATTTTAAATTCTTTGTTAAACTTAAGACTTAGTAGTTTCCTCTTAAGTTCTTCTTGTAACTGCTGACACCTTTTCATGGTTTTTCCTAACTTTCCCTGCAgcttttgcttcttttcttggtATTGGTTTTCAAGCCTAAAAGTTTCTTCATTCTTTAGTCGTTCCAATTCTGCTtcaaatctttttcttctttgttccTTCCATACTTCCAACTCGTAGATTTCACTCACAGCTATACTTTCATCAAGAATAACTGGTAAGAGATATAGATTTTCGTAGTCACCTTCTAGTTTACTACCAACTCTGTTTAAGGTTAAATTTATACCTATTTTAGCTAGTGGTGTCCTCGTTTTAGCTTTTTGAAATTCTAGTTCAAAGTCTGATGAGCTTGTTTCCAAACCTTTAAGATCCAGCGTCTTTTTTTCTGAAATATATTCTTCATTCTCATCAGCAATTATTAATTTTGGTTGGTAGTACCTCAGTAGCTTACCAATATTATCAGCTGTGGAAATGTAAGCCATTCTTATatagaaattatttaaaattatttccttATTGGTTTCATTATTAAGCTCTGTAAATATTGTAGTGCAGTTAGAGGCCTTTGGATGAAGGAATTTGAACATGATTTTTGTCTCCTTAGGAGGTGATGTCCAAACAAGATATTTTAGGCTAACCAATAtgacatatttttgaaaaataccaAATAGAGTAGAACATGTACCCAAATCTTCGCTATCCACCATTGTTTCCACTGATTTTATTATTATTGGTAAACCTATTGTTTCTACAGAGCCTGCCTTTGATACAGCTACTGGCTCCTCTGTATTATGAGGACTTTGAGAATCAAATTGGGTTTCATCCATTTTACTAATATTGGAAAATATGCTTTTAGATTTAGGTCTCTCTTTAGCCTCTGCGTCATCTTTGAAAACTGTAGACTCTGCTTCTAGTTTCTTAAAGCAGGTTGGATTCTCTTTAATCCAAAATTCTAGGATTATGAAAGGTGATTTTTCACTGGATCCATATGGAACAATTTCATCCATGTCTGGGATCTTGAAATAATGCATTTGGGTAGTTTTGTCCCAAATATTTTCAGCGTTAAATTTTGCAACACCTAATTTTTCGCATCCACAATAAAAGCTTACAAATATTGACTGAGATTTAAAGAATTCATCCAATATCTCTTTTGTCGATAGTAAATTGACCGCTATCCTTTCGTTTAGACCAATCTTACCATGGATTTGATTTTGAAATGGTTTTGTTTTTATAGCTATCcccaacattttaaactttaagaAGAAACTACTGGTGTTAGCCTGAAAAACTAACACTTCTGGTAATAAAGCATCCAAATTATGGACATCCATTACTTTCAAATTGAGGGTGAATGCAATTGTTGCTAATTTCTCATCTCCAATTTGTATGTGcccattttcaaaatattttacgGGAAAATCTTCTGGCGATTTTGTCTTTACTTCGTGTAATTGGACCTCTTCTTCTAAAATGAAGGGCATGTTTCCATTAGCATCTATATTAAGTCGTTCATTAATCAGGTTGTCTCTTAGAGATAATGACAGGAAGAGTTCTGGGCAGCTTTTTCTTTTATCAGCCTGACATCCTATAAGTTTGTACCACTTGGGAGTCGCTGGTTGAGGTCCTAACGATTGTGGGATAATTTGAGCACTTCTAAGACTCAGAAGAGCAAATCCTATGCGTTCTTTGCGATTTTGAAAGTCAGCAGTGATACATTCTACTCGTAGAGGTATGTTTCCACATCTGATCCTACGAAGttctttcttttctatttcccAGACCAGTTCAGTGTTGAATGGGGGAGAATCTTCTGGTGGAATGTGATCAGATTCTGCAACAAGACATTTAATTATTCAAATATTTTAATACATAAGAGTTTAACGAGAAAAAAAGGCTTGGAAAAATATAGGAGAAGAAACTAAGACTCAGGCAAAAATACTCAATACAATAAATAGAGATGGATTGATAAACTTATAGAAGAGTTGGAAGTAAATAGCAAGGATAATATAAAgctatgtatacagggtgtttgctaaagaatgggtcatagaagactaagtttttcaacctaataaaaatatttgtaaattaaatatttttaaaagatttttaattgaaaaactttattggcccatttcctggtgacaacctccaaggcttctacaatatgcaagcacatggatgctgcagtgaagactaaggggaaggaattctacactatgcaattcacaacccccgtctgcagcgtggtaaagttccagcggaaaatggacctagttactctataggagtaatactaataaaaataaaaatgtataccatttttattcattcagttgcggtgcgaaaccaaaacctTTCGAcgtatccatctcccaccgcaactgacgagatggtagtaggtgcctagcggcatctgctaaataaaagactaagtttttcaacctaataaaaatatttgtaaattaaatatttttaaaagatttttaattgaaaaactttattggcccatttcctggtgacaacctccaaggcttctacaatatgcaagcacatggatgctgcagtgaagactacagtgaagatttttacctgggccagagaaaagcagcctatgcagtctctgatgaacctctaaaaagaggtgaaatcgtcgataagagtgctggctgcactctctgatctgagtaaaaattaagacagttttggtttcgcaccgcaactgaatgaataaaaatggtatacatttttatttttattagtattactcctatagagtaactaggtccattttccgctggaactttaccacactgcagacgggggttgtgaattgcatagtgtagaattccttccccttattcttcactgcagcatccatgtgcttgcatattgtagaagccttggaggttgtcaccaggaaatgggccaataaagtttttcaattaaaaatcttttaaaaatatttaatttacaaatatttttattaggttgaaaaacttagtcttttatttagcagatgccgctaggcacctactaccatctcgtcagttgcggtgggagatggatatgtcgaagatttttacctgggccagagaaaagcagcctatgcggtctctgatgaacctctaaaaagaggtgaaatcgtcgataagagtgctggctgcactctctgatctgagtaaaaattaagacagttttggtttcgcaccgcaactgaatgaataaaaatgatatacatttttatttttaatgggtCATAGCTTAAACTTAGATACCTGAGGTTAAAAtaagtcgatttaagctaacttaccttagtacaaaagttgataataaccgaaatagagggtgtcaaagttaaacttttattttatttatttttgaatatttcctgacaggcatgggacaacaacacgaaatttggtaagtgttCTGGGACTGTACACCATACTAAATTATGTTGAACTAACGTTTCTGGttactatcagaggcgtacgacgggggaacgtgaatggttgacccttcccaaattctacgccactggcggaatttctat
This genomic window from Diabrotica virgifera virgifera chromosome 1, PGI_DIABVI_V3a contains:
- the LOC114333380 gene encoding uncharacterized protein LOC114333380, translated to MNQLSGKYVNVVLSVESGRGMDFLKNKVYITGNFNNRILESDHIPPEDSPPFNTELVWEIEKKELRRIRCGNIPLRVECITADFQNRKERIGFALLSLRSAQIIPQSLGPQPATPKWYKLIGCQADKRKSCPELFLSLSLRDNLINERLNIDANGNMPFILEEEVQLHEVKTKSPEDFPVKYFENGHIQIGDEKLATIAFTLNLKVMDVHNLDALLPEVLVFQANTSSFFLKFKMLGIAIKTKPFQNQIHGKIGLNERIAVNLLSTKEILDEFFKSQSIFVSFYCGCEKLGVAKFNAENIWDKTTQMHYFKIPDMDEIVPYGSSEKSPFIILEFWIKENPTCFKKLEAESTVFKDDAEAKERPKSKSIFSNISKMDETQFDSQSPHNTEEPVAVSKAGSVETIGLPIIIKSVETMVDSEDLGTCSTLFGIFQKYVILVSLKYLVWTSPPKETKIMFKFLHPKASNCTTIFTELNNETNKEIILNNFYIRMAYISTADNIGKLLRYYQPKLIIADENEEYISEKKTLDLKGLETSSSDFELEFQKAKTRTPLAKIGINLTLNRVGSKLEGDYENLYLLPVILDESIAVSEIYELEVWKEQRRKRFEAELERLKNEETFRLENQYQEKKQKLQGKLGKTMKRCQQLQEELKRKLLSLKFNKEFKIKQNEIQSEKMLEDIYAKNSNSYSKDNVEEVIKLLSRTQRDNQLLTEICEEQKKQLSFQNKSNAAKEHTNVLLQELKGLEDTFSKIRAAKCYFQEQIQNVSEETPNRADNGDSLLESCKEIENLNQDKYDL